TCTCGAGCAAGAAGCCGTTGCGATCCTTGATCTGGCTCGCAAGCTCGTCAAGGGCGGCCGTTGCTTCGGGAAACAGTTCCGATTTGCCCGCTTTGAACTGAACGGTCACGGTCTTCTGAACGGTGTACTTGTCGAGGTTGGTTCGCAAATCCGAGACTGTTTGTTCGACGCCGGTCACCCGCGTGTTAGCTTGCTCGGCGGACGAGGCTGCCCGATCAGCGCCCTGTTGAGCGCGGTCGGTTCTCTGGCGGACTTCTTCGATTTCCCGGCCGAGCCGGCCTACGTCTTGAGTGTTGCGCCGCGACGTCTCTTCCAATTCGCCAGTTCTGCTTTCGAGAGGGGTCGCGCGTT
This window of the Acidobacteriota bacterium genome carries:
- a CDS encoding OmpA family protein, producing the protein MKLKAMAVAGIAAAVLLGSACATKKYVRNRVNERATPLESRTGELEETSRRNTQDVGRLGREIEEVRQRTDRAQQGADRAASSAEQANTRVTGVEQTVSDLRTNLDKYTVQKTVTVQFKAGKSELFPEATAALDELASQIKDRNGFLLEIEGFASAEGKADLNERLSQARSEVVKRYLAERHNIPLFRMSILGFGTSRPVGPNETKEGREQNRRVEVRLLTNNAVSQSH